A single region of the Grus americana isolate bGruAme1 chromosome 3, bGruAme1.mat, whole genome shotgun sequence genome encodes:
- the DSE gene encoding dermatan-sulfate epimerase isoform X1 has translation MRTHTRGAPSVFFIHVVCFAFAYGAREDPDAMVPFVNANYDSYPMLYFSKGDVEALRLQATTTHQHIAARLIEAVQTMLSNPLEYLPPWDPKEFSARWNEIYGNNLGALAMFCVLYPENIEAISMAKDYMERMAAQPSWLVKDAPWDEVPLAHSLVGFATAYDFLYSYLSKTQQERFLEVIANASGYMYETSYRRGWGFQYLHNHQPTNCVALLAGSLVLMNQGYLQEAYLWTKQVLAIMEKSVVLLQEVTDGSLYEGVAYGSYTTRSLFQYMFLVQRHFDINHFNHPWLKQHFAFLYRTVLPGFQRTVAIADSNYNWFYGPESQLVFLDKFVMRNGSGNWLAEQIRRNRVVEGPGTPSKGQRWCTLHTEFLWYDASLRSVPPPDYGVPKLHYFEDWGVVTYGSALPAEINRPFLSFKSGKLGGRAIYDIVHKNKYKEWIKGWRNFNAGHEHPDQNSFTFAPNGVPFITEALYGPKYTFLNNVLMFSPAVSKSCFSPWEGQITEDCSSKWLKYKHDLAGDCQGRVVAAMERSGVVFIRGEGVDAYNPKLKLRILQRNLILLHPQLLLLVDQIHLEDDSPLEAATSFFHNVDVPFEETVVDDVHGAFIRQRDGIYKMYWMDDTGHSEKATIASRMYPRGYPYNGTNYVNVTTLLRHPVTRAIYIFIGPSVDVQSFTVRGDSPQLDVFVTTSEHAYAVYLWPVEDGSRSAFAQVIADRQKIVFDRASAIRSSTVPEVKDYVGIVERNLQHFKPVFQQLEKQILSRVRNTASFRKTAERLLRFSDKRQTEEAIDRIFAISQRQQQQHGRAKKNRKVAKGYKFVDAVPDIFAQIEVNERKVRQKAQTQAQKELPVDEDEEMKDLLDFADTTYVKHKTGVSIKGRSGLAQMVTTARSSAPSISASYTRLFLILNIAIFFVMLAMQLTYFQKAKRLHGQRCLYAILLVDSCILLWLYSSCSQSQC, from the exons ATGAGGACTCACACACGGGGAGCCCCAAGTGTGTTTTTCATACACGTGGTTTGCTTCGCCTTTGCCTACGGCGCCAGGGAGGACCCGGACGCGATGGTTCCTTTTGTCAATGCCAACTACGACAGCTACCCCATGCTCTACTTTTCCAAAGGGGACGTGGAGGCTCTGCGTCTCCAGGCCACCACCACGCACCAGCACATTGCGGCTCGTCTGATCGAGGCAGTGCAAACGATGCTGTCAAATCCCCTGGAGTACCTTCCTCCCTGGGACCCGAAGGAGTTCAGCGCTCGGTGGAATGAAATTTATGGCAACAACCTCGGGGCCCTGGCGATGTTCTGTGTGCTTTACCCTGAAAACATCGAGGCCATCAGCATGGCCAAGGATTACATGGAGAGGATGGCGGCTCAGCCTAGTTG GCTAGTGAAGGATGCCCCGTGGGATGAGGTCCCTCTCGCTCACTCCTTAGTTGGTTTTGCCACTGCGTATGACTTCTTGTACAGCTATCTTAGCAAGACTCAGCAGGAGAGATTTCTTGAGGTAATTGCCAACGCCTCGGGATATATGTACGAAACATCATACAGACGTGGATGGGGCTTCCAGTACCTCCACAACCACCAGCCTACCAACTGTGTGGCCCTGCTGGCTGGAAGCCTGGTTCTGATGAATCAAG gctACCTTCAGGAAGCTTACTTGTGGACCAAGCAAGTGCTGGCAATCATGGAGAAGTCAGTagtcctgctgcaggaggtcaCAGATGGCTCCCTCTATGAAGGGGTGGCTTACGGCAGCTACACCACAAGATCGCTGTTTCAGTACATGTTTCTTGTCCAAAGGCACTTTGATATCAATCACTTCAACCACCCCTGGCTCAAGCAGCACTTTGCATTTTTGTACAGGACTGTCCTGCCAG GGTTTCAGAGAACTGTGGCCATCGCGGATTCCAACTATAACTGGTTCTATGGGCCGGAGAGCCAGCTGGTGTTTCTCGACAAATTTGTCATGCGCAACGGCAGCGGGAACTGGTTGGCAGAGCAGATCAGAAGGAACCGAGTGGTGGAGGGCCCGGGGACACCATCCAAAGGGCAGAGGTGGTGCACTCTCCACACTGAATTTCTCTG GTATGATGCAAGTTTGCGCTCCGTACCTCCGCCAGACTACGGGGTTCCTAAGCTGCATTATTTTGAGGACTGGGGAGTGGTAACCTATGGAAGTGCTTTGCCAGCTGAAATCAACAggcctttcctttccttcaagTCAGGAAAGCTGGGAGGACGTGCAATATATGATATTGTTCATAAGAACAAGTACAAAGAGTGGATCAAGGGGTGGAGGAACTTTAATGCTGGCCACGAACACCCAGACCAGAACTCCTTTACTTTTGCTCCCAATGGTGTACCTTTCATAACAGAAGCTCTGTATGGgccaaaatacacttttttaaataatgtgttGATGTTTTCCCCTGCCGTGTCCAAGAGCTGCTTCTCCCCATGGGAAGGGCAGATTACAGAAGACTGTTCCTCAAAGTGGCTTAAATATAAGCATGACTTGGCTGGTGACTGTCAGGGACGAGTGGTTGCCGCCATGGAGAGAAGTGGGGTGGTTTTTATCAGGGGAGAAGGAGTGGATGCATACAATCCTAAACTGAAGCTGAGAATATTGCAAAGAAACCTCATACTTCTCCATCCCCAGCTTCTCTTGCTAGTGGACCAAATCCATCTAGAAGATGACAGCCCCCTGGAGGCAGCAACCAGTTTCTTCCACAATGTGGATGTGCCTTTTGAAGAAACAGTTGTTGATGATGTCCATGGGGCCTTTATTAGGCAGCGCGATGGGATATATAAGATGTACTGGATGGATGACACTGGTCACAGTGAGAAAGCTACCATTGCCTCAAGGATGTATCCGCGGGGCTACCCGTACAATGGAACGAACTACGTGAATGTGACGACCCTCTTGCGGCACCCCGTCACGAGGgccatttacattttcattggGCCCTCTGTCGACGTGCAGAGCTTCACCGTCCGTGGAGATTCTCCGCAGCTGGATGTTTTTGTTACCACCAGCGAGCACGCCTACGCGGTGTACTTGTGGCCCGTTGAGGATGGGTCCCGCTCTGCCTTTGCACAGGTTATTGCAGACCGCCAGAAAATTGTCTTTGACCGAGCCTCTGCCATTAGGAGCTCCACAGTGCCAGAAGTGAAGGACTACGTAGGGATCGTGGAGAGGAACCTGCAGCATTTTAAGCCTGTTTTCCAGCAACTTGAGAAGCAGATCTTGTCTCGTGTACGCAACACAGCTAGCTTTAGGAAGACTGCTGAGCGCCTGCTAAGGTTTTCAGATAAGAGGCAGACAGAGGAGGCCATTGACAGGATATTTGCAATTtcacagaggcagcagcagcagcacggcagagcaaagaaaaacagaaaggtaGCCAAAGGCTACAAATTTGTTGATGCCGTTCCTGACATTTTTGCACAAATTGaggtaaatgaaagaaaagtgcGACAAAAGGCACAGACTCAAGCACAAAAAGAGTTGCCTGTAGATGAAGATGAGGAAATGAAAGATCTTCTGGATTTTGCAGATACCACTTATGTGAAGCACAAAACTGGGGTATCAATTAAAGGCCGCTCAGGGCTGGCACAGATGGTGACAACTGCTCGAAGTAGCGCCCC
- the DSE gene encoding dermatan-sulfate epimerase isoform X2 has protein sequence MYETSYRRGWGFQYLHNHQPTNCVALLAGSLVLMNQGYLQEAYLWTKQVLAIMEKSVVLLQEVTDGSLYEGVAYGSYTTRSLFQYMFLVQRHFDINHFNHPWLKQHFAFLYRTVLPGFQRTVAIADSNYNWFYGPESQLVFLDKFVMRNGSGNWLAEQIRRNRVVEGPGTPSKGQRWCTLHTEFLWYDASLRSVPPPDYGVPKLHYFEDWGVVTYGSALPAEINRPFLSFKSGKLGGRAIYDIVHKNKYKEWIKGWRNFNAGHEHPDQNSFTFAPNGVPFITEALYGPKYTFLNNVLMFSPAVSKSCFSPWEGQITEDCSSKWLKYKHDLAGDCQGRVVAAMERSGVVFIRGEGVDAYNPKLKLRILQRNLILLHPQLLLLVDQIHLEDDSPLEAATSFFHNVDVPFEETVVDDVHGAFIRQRDGIYKMYWMDDTGHSEKATIASRMYPRGYPYNGTNYVNVTTLLRHPVTRAIYIFIGPSVDVQSFTVRGDSPQLDVFVTTSEHAYAVYLWPVEDGSRSAFAQVIADRQKIVFDRASAIRSSTVPEVKDYVGIVERNLQHFKPVFQQLEKQILSRVRNTASFRKTAERLLRFSDKRQTEEAIDRIFAISQRQQQQHGRAKKNRKVAKGYKFVDAVPDIFAQIEVNERKVRQKAQTQAQKELPVDEDEEMKDLLDFADTTYVKHKTGVSIKGRSGLAQMVTTARSSAPSISASYTRLFLILNIAIFFVMLAMQLTYFQKAKRLHGQRCLYAILLVDSCILLWLYSSCSQSQC, from the exons ATGTACGAAACATCATACAGACGTGGATGGGGCTTCCAGTACCTCCACAACCACCAGCCTACCAACTGTGTGGCCCTGCTGGCTGGAAGCCTGGTTCTGATGAATCAAG gctACCTTCAGGAAGCTTACTTGTGGACCAAGCAAGTGCTGGCAATCATGGAGAAGTCAGTagtcctgctgcaggaggtcaCAGATGGCTCCCTCTATGAAGGGGTGGCTTACGGCAGCTACACCACAAGATCGCTGTTTCAGTACATGTTTCTTGTCCAAAGGCACTTTGATATCAATCACTTCAACCACCCCTGGCTCAAGCAGCACTTTGCATTTTTGTACAGGACTGTCCTGCCAG GGTTTCAGAGAACTGTGGCCATCGCGGATTCCAACTATAACTGGTTCTATGGGCCGGAGAGCCAGCTGGTGTTTCTCGACAAATTTGTCATGCGCAACGGCAGCGGGAACTGGTTGGCAGAGCAGATCAGAAGGAACCGAGTGGTGGAGGGCCCGGGGACACCATCCAAAGGGCAGAGGTGGTGCACTCTCCACACTGAATTTCTCTG GTATGATGCAAGTTTGCGCTCCGTACCTCCGCCAGACTACGGGGTTCCTAAGCTGCATTATTTTGAGGACTGGGGAGTGGTAACCTATGGAAGTGCTTTGCCAGCTGAAATCAACAggcctttcctttccttcaagTCAGGAAAGCTGGGAGGACGTGCAATATATGATATTGTTCATAAGAACAAGTACAAAGAGTGGATCAAGGGGTGGAGGAACTTTAATGCTGGCCACGAACACCCAGACCAGAACTCCTTTACTTTTGCTCCCAATGGTGTACCTTTCATAACAGAAGCTCTGTATGGgccaaaatacacttttttaaataatgtgttGATGTTTTCCCCTGCCGTGTCCAAGAGCTGCTTCTCCCCATGGGAAGGGCAGATTACAGAAGACTGTTCCTCAAAGTGGCTTAAATATAAGCATGACTTGGCTGGTGACTGTCAGGGACGAGTGGTTGCCGCCATGGAGAGAAGTGGGGTGGTTTTTATCAGGGGAGAAGGAGTGGATGCATACAATCCTAAACTGAAGCTGAGAATATTGCAAAGAAACCTCATACTTCTCCATCCCCAGCTTCTCTTGCTAGTGGACCAAATCCATCTAGAAGATGACAGCCCCCTGGAGGCAGCAACCAGTTTCTTCCACAATGTGGATGTGCCTTTTGAAGAAACAGTTGTTGATGATGTCCATGGGGCCTTTATTAGGCAGCGCGATGGGATATATAAGATGTACTGGATGGATGACACTGGTCACAGTGAGAAAGCTACCATTGCCTCAAGGATGTATCCGCGGGGCTACCCGTACAATGGAACGAACTACGTGAATGTGACGACCCTCTTGCGGCACCCCGTCACGAGGgccatttacattttcattggGCCCTCTGTCGACGTGCAGAGCTTCACCGTCCGTGGAGATTCTCCGCAGCTGGATGTTTTTGTTACCACCAGCGAGCACGCCTACGCGGTGTACTTGTGGCCCGTTGAGGATGGGTCCCGCTCTGCCTTTGCACAGGTTATTGCAGACCGCCAGAAAATTGTCTTTGACCGAGCCTCTGCCATTAGGAGCTCCACAGTGCCAGAAGTGAAGGACTACGTAGGGATCGTGGAGAGGAACCTGCAGCATTTTAAGCCTGTTTTCCAGCAACTTGAGAAGCAGATCTTGTCTCGTGTACGCAACACAGCTAGCTTTAGGAAGACTGCTGAGCGCCTGCTAAGGTTTTCAGATAAGAGGCAGACAGAGGAGGCCATTGACAGGATATTTGCAATTtcacagaggcagcagcagcagcacggcagagcaaagaaaaacagaaaggtaGCCAAAGGCTACAAATTTGTTGATGCCGTTCCTGACATTTTTGCACAAATTGaggtaaatgaaagaaaagtgcGACAAAAGGCACAGACTCAAGCACAAAAAGAGTTGCCTGTAGATGAAGATGAGGAAATGAAAGATCTTCTGGATTTTGCAGATACCACTTATGTGAAGCACAAAACTGGGGTATCAATTAAAGGCCGCTCAGGGCTGGCACAGATGGTGACAACTGCTCGAAGTAGCGCCCC